The Artemia franciscana chromosome 2, ASM3288406v1, whole genome shotgun sequence genome segment CGATTGCCAAGAATATGTTGCAGAACTGTGAGAGCCTGTAATCGGATACACCGTATCTCAATGTTCTTTTGATGCGGACGTGACCCTCTAAGAAGCATCATGTGATAATTTAGACCTTGAATGTTGATATAAAAGTTTGATAGTTACTTAGTATCGCAGTTCCATATAGACATTTGACTAGTTTACATTGATTCAAGTTCGAAAAGCGTTCTATTATTGAAAATGAGTGGTTTCACAATATTGAAACTTGAAGGAGTTGGCAGTCTTGATATGAAGACCAGAGCCCCAAATATaccaaattaaattgaaaaggataaCTAACATTTGAGTGGGATGAGATGTTTGGTAGATATGCTAGATCTTTGAGTAAATTTAAATTGGAAGAACAATTATGTTTTGCcgcaaaagtgaatataatggATATATCCAGACTACAACATTGATTGAATGCAATCATGAAGCATATTGAAGACAACGGAGTTGCTCACCTTGTGAAAAATAGTGAAAATGTGTATGCAATATTCTATTATTACGTGTCtgtcaaaaatgttttataatgattatttgttctctctctctctctccctccctctctctctgtgcctgtgtgtctgactctgagtttgtatgtgtttttaatctctgtgtctgtctgttcCTGTGTCTTACtctctgtgtttttgtctctctggtTTTGCGTGTCCAaatctgtttgtgtgtgtgtttttatatCTCTGTGGCTGTCTTTGTATGTTCCTGAgtctgtgtgttttgtctctctaactctgtgtgtttgtgtctccGTGTCTCTCGTTGTGTGTCTGaccgtgtgtttgtgtgtgtatttagGTTCTCTTTCTATACCaatgtgtctgactgtgttttttgtctccgtgtctgtctttgtgtgttcgtGTGTCTGACTGTGCTTGTATGCGTGCTTTGTCATCCACATTTTGTCACGGTGGGGCCTGAAGTGTGTTGATGCATCAAAATCTAAGACAATATGCAAATCAGCGCTTCCACAAAccaaaggaattaaaaaaatgtttttatcaaaaaaatgtctgaaaatgcaTTACGAACGATAATGTGTGCCAAATGGTGTCAAAAACTAGGTAGAAAGTGCAACTGGTGAGGAATAGCCATAGATTATCACGACCTAATAATAAAAGGGTAAGTAGCCAcggtttaaataaaaaacatctgTCAAGATATTCAAATGTCAGAAAACACTTAAATGATTACGATGGGTGCCAAAGGAATCCATAGGACAACCACATAGTGCCATACTGGCGCGAATTCCCACGAGTCAACAGAACAAACGGTATTGGGAATTTTCCTTTGAGTTTCAACGACTTATTTTAGTGTATACCGTAGACATGgttattttttatggaaaatggTTGAAAATGCTTTAGGAGTGATATTGTGTGCCAGTGGGTACTGCAGGCCAGCCATAGTGtcatggtggcgtgaattgtCTTGGACTATCAATTTCTAACAATAAATTGGAAAGTCACGttgttcaaataaaacaatgTTCTCTTTTGGTTTAGAGCTATTTTTATAGGAAAATATATTAGGAATCAATAATAATCTCCACAGTTCGAATTAAAAACATCCCTCAGGACATTGAAATGTGAGAAAATGCCTTAGAAATAATATTCTGTGTCACATGGACGCCATGGGCCCGCCACATATTGGCATGGTGGGGGGTGAACAACCATGGGGGTAACATGCAGGGGTTGGCTTGGGAAATCACaaaaccaatggatttaaagcatcaTTTTTATCAGGAAAATGTCCAAAAATGCTTTAAGAATGATAATATTCATTACAGTGATGCCAAGTACCAGCCACATATTATAATGATGGATCATGAATTGTGCTGATATTCAAAATAGAAGAAACATGCAAATCAGCGTTTCAAACTATGGTTTGAAACGTTGAAATCTtatatgaatttttcttttatttgcctTACTTCCtatttgccaactcaattttacaggTGGAGATGTTCAGGAGGAATTGACCGTGGGATATTTACAGCGTGTTTTGATTACTAGGGGGGAAAATTCCACCGAAGGGCTATTTCCGAACTTATCTGGAAaacgaaaaagaattaaatcctTTTTCAAATGTAAGTATGCTAAGAATGgtccacaagaaattttaggggtggGAAATTTTCATCGATCGGAGAAAAGTTCCCAGGGGGAGGAAGGTGTAGTTTacgttgaagaaaattttcacagGGAAGTATCCCGTAGGGGGAGGAATAGCCCTTCGCTGGAAAATTCCACCAAAGGGCTATTTCCGAACTGATCTGGAAAACGAAAAAGAATTGAATCCTTTTCCAAATGTAAGTATGCTAAGAATGgtccacaagaaattttaggggtggGAAATTTTTATCGATCGGAGAAAAGTTCCCAGGGGGATGGGGTGTAGTTTacgttgaagaaaattttcacagGGAAGTATCCCGTAGGGGGAGGAATAGCCCTTCGCTGAAAAATTCCACCAAAGGGCTATTTCCGAACTGATCTGGAAaacgaaaaagaattaaatcctTTTCCAAATGTAAGTATGCTAAGAATGgtccacaagaaattttaggggtggGAAATTTTTATCGATCGGAGAAAAGttcccagggggagggggtgtagtttacgttgaagaaaattttcacagAGGAGTATCCCGTAGGGggaggaattttttatataaaggaTAAGCCAGGTTTACTGAAATTATTGGaaaaacgatgagaaattaaataaaaaaaaatcttcaactaaaagtaaaggagtaatattaaaacccaaaacgaacacaaattattctgGATATGACAGGACTGGTCCTCccctcaatatcttgctctttacgacAAAGCTTGACTTTCTGTCCCATTTATTAGaacggctcctgaaacacaaggatctTTTCATTGGAACAGGaagcatttttatttaaatgctaAAAATCATAGCagaaagagcaaggtattgaggagaaggTAAGTCCATTCATACACGGaatagtttctattcgtttctCCTAGGATTATATTCCAGCTTTATTAGTGTCAAGGTGGGGTGAGGGGGcttttttgcctttttggaAGAGAtaagaaaaagctgaaaaaatttacttaaaaaaagacttaCTCAAAAAATATCCTGGAAACTTTTCCCTTTCAGGCAAACTTTTAATTGAAGGTATTCAACAGAGTCACCAAGGATAAATTGTACAATCACTAAATCAAAATCGAGagttgttttctattttaaccCAAAAAGTGGAcaacaaaagtttcaggagaAACGTTGAGAGCCTTTTTGTTCTTATCTCATCCTTAGTAAGCCACACATCAAAGATCAAAATCAAAGCTTCTAACTTGGCGTTGGGGCAGATTTAATAATAACAACAGAAAACTAAACGTTAATAATAACATCTGGTTTTCATGACACTTGCCTACGTTTGGCAGtgatattataaaacaaaaccttGTGCAAATTCTTCCCGGTATACGTAAATGGGTATTGCTAGTCTTCGGTTCTTAAAAATTTCCGagtgaaattttaagatggaagaaatattccaaaaaaaatgagagattaaatatcaattttgcaTTATTGAtacgttttttagttagtttttgtGCCCCCAGAGCcaaaaaagtcctggatacgacTATACATACATTGAGGAACCTCCTTTGAGGCattgtagaggtttaaagcAATTGTGCGCAAATGTTTGGAATTGTAAAACAACAGGAATATTCTCCAAGACAGTGAAATTCGTTTTCACTGTCTTGAAGAATCAAAACATTTCAGAAACAGTCTTGGATATATCAAAAACATTTCAGCTAGGTATTTCCAAAGGGGGGCGGGTATTTTCCACAGGGTGTTTTAAGACGGGGGGGATGCAAAAGCTATCTCCCGTTTAGATCACAGGTAAAACATGCACTAAATTTGTATTCGAACAGAGATTGAAACAACAAGCTTATAGTAACCTCTGGTTGGTATGACGTTTCACAACTACAGGATGCTTTCTTTTCTATGTGTTGATAAATTGAATTATCGGGTGGATTGTTTTGTCCGGCATAGTCACCTGAAAGACATTATTAGTGCCGAGATAAATTCCAACTAGAAGTGTAACGTTTTTCACATACTTGACTCCACGGCATATTAGTATATAATTCTCTAGGCTAAATTTTTGTAGCACATATCACGCAGAGGATGGATTTTCTTCAGTATGCGTTCTTTGGTGCTTAAATAAATTGCCTCTAGCGGTGAaacttttttcacatttataacACTCGAAGGGTTTCTCCCCCGTATGAATTCTTCGGTGTCTGGATAAATCAGAACTGGATGTGAATCTTTTTTCACAGGTTTGACACACGAAAGGTTTCTCTCCCGTATGAGTTCTTCGGTGTTTGGATAAATTGGAACTAGAAATGAATCttttttcacatacttcacAAATGAAAAGTTTCTCACCAGTATGGGTTCTTCGGTGTTGAGATAAATCAAAACGtcggttgaatttttttttacatagtttaCATTCAAAAGGTTTCTCCCCAGTATGTGTTCTTTGGTGCTGAAATAGATTCCAACTAGAATTGAATTTTTGCTCACATAATTGACATTCAAAGGGCTTCTCCCCAGTGTGCGTTCTTTGGTGCTGAGATAGATTCCAATTAGAAGTGAAACTTCTTTCACAAACTTGACACTCAAAAGGCTTCTCCCCTGTGTGCGTTTTTTGGTGCTGAAACAAATTTCCTCTAGAGGCGAAGCTTTTCTCACATAGTTGACACGCAAAAGCTTTCTCTCTCGCATGAGTTCTTCGGTGGTAAGGTAACTCAGAACTAGAAGTGAATACTTTTTCACATACATGACACATGAAAGGTTTCTCCTCAGTATAAGTTCTTCGGTTTTCAGATATGTGAGAACTAGAAGTGAAGTTGTTTTCACATACTTCACACACGAAAGTTTCTTCCCCTGGGTGCATTTGTTGGTACTGaggtatttttggtaaaaacaagttttcatgAGCAGCGTTTTCATCAAATAGATTCAAATCGTAGGTCAGTTGGAGATCACTTTGGACTCCATGCTCACAATCTGCATTTGTTTCTTGTTTAAGAAACAGAGGGCTTAAACCAGGCAGAAGTGTTTCATTTTCTTGTCTGGGAAGATTATTTTCAATCATTGGTGTCACAGCAGTATctaggataaaaataaaaccagtGAAACCCAATAAGTAATTCTTAGATTTGATTAGCAAAATTATGCTTGAAATGTAATTTAGCATTCATAGTATATTCTAATTATCCTTAAGCTAAAAGCTTATACAGAAGGATTTGAGACTTTTATAGTGTTATCTTTTTTCAGGTgatataaattgttttaaattaaattctaatttattgaaACCTATGGTAGTCTAAACcttgttttctcaaaatcttattCTAAAATTGCCAGACTTtcaccttttttattattcacaagagatacttaaattttaaaagatacaagttactttgtttttcttgttgtgTCACAATCAAAACCAAATGATTACATATTCatatcaaaacataaaaaaatcaactgtTAATTAGACCTTAAATTATGGCTAATAAATAAGTCAATACCGAGTTccaattttttctataaaacaaaaaaaaaaaacgaacctTATAAATGACGTATCTTTTTTTGGATTCAATTGTTGAAGTGAAAAAATCACAGTGAGAAACAAAATCACGTCCCACGACTCGAATGATTTATCACAACGTCGGAAAAAATACACAGGAGATGCCTTTAACATGAAAACCTAATTTTTGTATAATGTTTCACGACCTTTCACCTTCATATGTAAATAAACACAGAAAGAAACAGTTTGTTTGTTTAAACAAACTTcagtagaaaattgaaatagaGTTTCGACTTCGACTTTGACACCTCATAAAAAGTTGATAAGATAATTGAAACTAGTGAGTTTTCTGATGATGCTAACTTTGACCTATGCAATTATATTGTGTTAAGGATACTGTTGAAGCCACCCTAGTTGCACCGACTGAAAGCACTAACAAAATTAatcaagaatcataaatttctATTATTACAAATTTACTCTAGGGGGATAAATTGCACAATTTAAATTACCGTCATTTACGATTTCTTCTATACACTGCGTTAACTCAAAAATACCAtgtaaaaacatgttttttcatttgatgaCTTATATAAGTTTTTGATTAAAtgtacaataaaaattttcaaaagaggaTTAAATGCTCAATCAGGACTTAAACAAACACAATCTACTGCATATATAAGGGGAACTCCCCCTCAACAtaccctcactctttactctatTGGTTTATTGTAGTTTACAAGAACATCTTATTCAGTTCTACTGTCTTTATCTTTCGACGGTCGTACAAAAGACGTCGGATAATAACTCAAagttcagcgtaaagagtggagggggggggggggaagagagTGAAGAGTGGTGAGGGTTTAGCAGAAAACGGATGAGAAATAACTTCGttttggtttaagttttaatgtaccTATGTAATCTAACTCCAGAAAACGCAATTTGTATTAATTTCATTCCTTTTACCATAGTATTCCCAGATTTACTCAAAAATACAAGGAGAGCAAACAACTCTAAACTTAACTAAACTTTTTCGTATGCTGACCAAAGGTCTGCGTTGCACTGGTACTGAGCTTTCGGTTCGATACCTTTGGCCAGGAAATGCGTCGTTTGGTCAAGTCATCCTACACTTCATGTTTTCCCACACATTTCTCCAGGTATCCAATTAGAGCTCgttcgactctggctgagcttacagactCAAACAATTGACCCTAGTTCCAAACTAAACAACCAGTACCACCAGGACTCAAACTCTGACCTCGAGTTCAAATATGGAACACTAATCGCTCGGCTATGAGTCCCTTAGCCTGACTaagaaaatttaactttttgcgCGTGAAAAAAGTCATTTTCAGACGAATCATTATtcaggggacaaaggttttgcTACTCTAACCCTTTTCAGTATACCAAGTTTTTAGGGTGCTATGTTGTCTTATATAATTCGAAGATAAAGGTTTGACTCAAACATACCACAAAAGAATAATCTCCTCGTTAATTGACGACCTCTCTTATATTGCTAAGTCCTTGACCTAGAAACGTttctcatgaaaattttcttgtgaACATGGATCTCTGATTGAGAACCAATAGAAAAGGAGCAAAAACAAGTCCATTTAGCTTGTTGCTTATAGCAAATAATTTCTGTGACAACAATGGCTAGTCATGACAAATCGAAAAAACAATAGAGAAGAGAGAAACCAGGATAACACGAGCCAATCAAAACGTAGACTCTATTACAGATATTTCAGTCAAGACTGAAATATTTCACACGTTCTTCATATTTTAGTTCTTACGCTTGTGTTAAGCTTTGATCAAGATATTATCGttaaatttttgttagtaaCTTCTATTTTATTACcgtgcactgaggacggtcaagcggataAATTGCCCGAAGTATTTGCATTATAGTCTACGTTTTTCACTGGCTCGTATTATCCGCGTTTCTCTCTGCTCTactattttttcgttttactatttttttcgtACTACTATTCTTTAATGATTATCTTCAAGGACACGCCCAGAATGCAAAATCTGataccgtaaaaaaaaattaccagacAAGTATCCGGCAAAAAATATTTCACTGTATGTGAAACCATGGTTGTATCAGCTGTTGAAACCCAGTAAAGATTTACCTTCAACCCACAGTAAAACGAACAATTAAAAACAGGTCTTATAGAAAGTGTCTTCGGAGAATAGATTTCCAATAAAGAACCTGTTTAAGGTCAGAGAACACAGACTCCATTTTCAGAATTTAGTGAGAGAGAAATAAAAGGAAGGACATAAACAGGCGTTAGCTCCACCACTATAATTTCTGCTTATGCTCATATACTGCGTATACCCTTACATCTGAAAGAACGAAATTCACTCCTTACAGTGACACTATAATCTTTGGCACTTAGAATGAGGATTAGTCCTCAGTCTCTAAGattctacatatatatatatatatatatatatatatatatatatatatatatatatatatatatatatatatctatatatatatatatatatatatatatatatatatatatatatatatatatatatatatatatatatatattcttagaAAGGGGACATTTCAAAATGGGACTAGACTAAGATCTTTCAATCCTAGCAAAATTCAGTGAAAGTTTTTGTGAAAAAGCTCTTGATAATGACACTCCTTTGAGTaggtatataaaatataatgacaaTAGTGCATTGGACTAgggaacatttttattttaaataaataacactttgttatttatttaagcAGAAGTTTTTCTGGTTGGATAAACagatttttcgaattttttatgcaaaacaatcaaatcgagtatttgtttaatatatttctttatcAAGCAGTTTGAATGCCACATTAATAATCAAAGTTCGACTCTGTTTAAAATACAACTAACTTCCAGTAgattcctttgaaaaaaaaaatattagctaCCTTAATATGGTAGCTACAAGCTACCATAAACAAGCTACAGCAATTGCTATACTACAATAATTGCCGGTTTTTCGTTTACATTTTACTGACTCGACAGAAAACAAgaaattcatattcattttacAATAAAACAAGTGGCATCAATTTTTGATCATGTTGGGGGGACGTACTTTACAAAGTCTAAAGGGGCGTTATTGTaatcttttcaatatttttccctttcaatttcaattccCTTATGGAAAATTATCTTCAACTTCTGTAAAAAATCAAGCTTACTgattaaacaaacttttttccacGATATAATCAGAACAAAAGCTTTAAAGTTCCATTCCTTCCAGTCTCTGGATCCTCCCAGAAAGTGAATACAAGTAATcattataaatacaaataaagatTAACAACAAACTCAAGGAatgtttcaatttcaaattgagTTATTATGATTTCGGAGTTCAAATGtacaaaaataaagatgtatatatttaaaaacataccATTGTCATTTCTAATATCTAACTTCCGTTTGATAGGATCAAAATCAGGTTCAAGTTTCGTAGATGTGCATGGAGAAATAGAAAATGGATTGCCTTCGTGTTCAGATACTAAAATAGGTGTTACAAatccaaaaacatttttagagtCATTTGTGAATTGGTCTTCAACTTCtgcaaaaaatacaagtaaATTTTCATAAGCTTACGAGATTTCAGAATCAAATACATCTTTTCAACTTCTACTGAGActttaagatattaaaaaaaaagaaaagattatatatatatatatatatatatatatatatatatatatatatatatatatatatatatatatatatatatatatatatatatatatatatatatatatatatataacccttTCAGGGTGTGTTGACAGACGTTCAACTAAACAATAGGCACTCTGTGTATGATGTTACTACTACTCCTACCGCTACCtctgctactattactgttacaattactactactactgtggcTATGGGTAGgactttgaaactttcaagaaacaTCTAGGAGGGTGTTGATAAAAAAATacacctttttttatatattttatttttcacccacacgATGCATAAAGTAAATTAGGTGGAATaagaatgaatataaaaaaaacacaaagagaaaaagaaatacacacacaaaatcaacgaaaaaaacggataagacggtggtaAGGGAATAGGCGCGCAGAAGCTATActggagagttttctgtgtACAAGCAGGTTAACAAAATGACTTAACAAAAGCATTCTAGGAACAGTCCAGTATTAAATTGACTCTTTTAGGACATGTTAAGCGGGATGTAGAACCAGATAAAATGCGAAATGTATATacaactacaactactaacactgctactactatcCCTTTGACCGCGTATCCCACGATTTAAGCTTGCAGTAGCTACAGTTTAAAacaacatatttattttttcaaattcggacctatatttttatttttatatatggttaggtgcattattttaaacattaatttattaaaatttcttttaattaacattATATTTGActtctatgacttttttttggtaaatgatAAAGTAATAAttagaaaatacaaatttatttcaaaaacagtttgacacattttattaaaaatgttcaGGCATTGACAAAAGTGACACATTCTCTGCAATAACAACCTATTCTTACTCCCTAATTAGGGCCTACCAGCATTCTATaacacaaatcaaatatttataaattcaaaaaaaaaaaaaaacacggtgCTTTACATATCAATATATTCAGACATATACCCAAACAGTGAAAAACATTATCAGTCTACAAcatatgcataaaaaaaaaaaacatatatcgGATAACGCTTCAACTGTGGAATCGTGTGGTGTCATtgtaataagcaaaaataactGAGTACACGTACAAACATACGCGGTCCGCGAGGtaacatttgaaaaataaatacgtgGTCAGAGGgatattactgctactaatgaTATAATTGCTATTGCTAAAATTACTACTACAATGACTGTTACTAGTACTACTGAAGCTGAAGGTATTACATTAAAATTGTCAGGGAGCATTGAATAGGATAGTGAACGAAATGATAACACACTCTAAAAATGGCTTTTATTAAAGGTCAGCAACAgctatatctcaggaacagcttagagtattaagtagATAATTTCAGTACATATTAAGTTTTTGTTGGACCTCAGGTTTTTGCTTCGATACCCACTCTACAAGAAAAACATGCTCGTTCTAAGATCTCAAAATATGGTGGACCCGATTATCGTTGTGCCGTCTACTGAAACAAGTGCAAAAAAAGCGTTGGAAAAACTGTTCGAGTTTTTGCCTCTACACCTTATCTACGAGTGCGAATGAGGAAGTTATTTGCCGCTGAATGAGGTAATTATTTGTTCTTTGCTGCTGagtcttcttctttttccttttcttcttttgtattactcttttctttttgcttttttcgctttagcttttttcttttttgtatgggcaggcaaaaatgaaattattattattattattgcccCGCTAaatttactactaatactaatattAAGGCTAAAGGATTTAAGAAGgtattttcaggaaatgtt includes the following:
- the LOC136036807 gene encoding zinc finger protein 501-like, with the translated sequence MDRTELSDHFPVKEEVEDQFTNDSKNVFGFVTPILVSEHEGNPFSISPCTSTKLEPDFDPIKRKLDIRNDNDTAVTPMIENNLPRQENETLLPGLSPLFLKQETNADCEHGVQSDLQLTYDLNLFDENAAHENLFLPKIPQYQQMHPGEETFVCEVCENNFTSSSHISENRRTYTEEKPFMCHVCEKVFTSSSELPYHRRTHAREKAFACQLCEKSFASRGNLFQHQKTHTGEKPFECQVCERSFTSNWNLSQHQRTHTGEKPFECQLCEQKFNSSWNLFQHQRTHTGEKPFECKLCKKKFNRRFDLSQHRRTHTGEKLFICEVCEKRFISSSNLSKHRRTHTGEKPFVCQTCEKRFTSSSDLSRHRRIHTGEKPFECYKCEKSFTARGNLFKHQRTHTEENPSSA